From Desulfonatronum sp. SC1:
CGCCTTGAGCGCGGGGAAACGCTTGGCCGGCTTCAGGACCACGGCGGCATCCGCCGCGTCCAGCAGCTTTGCCAGTCGATCCAGGTTGCTGTTGCCCGTGGCCACCACCAAACTCTCGTCGCCCTCCACCAACGTCTGCTCCAGCCGGGCCGCGGCCGCCTGGAAGGAGGTGATGCCCGGAATGATCCGCACCTCCGCTTGATCGTCACGAGCCCGCAGTTCCCGGAGCAAGTGCCCGAAGGTACTGTAGATCAGCGGGTCGCCCAAGGTAATGAACGCTGCATGACGTCCGCCATGCAGGCACTTCAGCACGGCCTCGGCGTTTTTTCCCCGGGCCGCAGTGCGCACGACATCGTCCCTGGTCATGGGAAAGTCCAACCGCTGGATTTCCACATCCGCCCGTAAATGCGGTCGGATGATGTCCAGGGCCACGGAAAAATCATTCTTGGTCGAAGCCGGGGCAAAAACCACGTCCACCTCGGACAGAGCCTTGACCGCCGCCAAAGTAAGCAATCCAGGATCCCCAGGGCCGACGCCGATTCCGTACAATATGCCGTTTTGCATCAAGATATTCCAATTTTCCTTGTAACATAGAGATGATTCAGTCGCTTTCCGGCGTCCGCTACCAATACAGCCAAGCCAACAACAACCCCAGTAAAAGCCGGTAAACCACAAAGGGCTGCATCCCCACCGTTCGGATAAATTTA
This genomic window contains:
- the cobI gene encoding precorrin-2 C(20)-methyltransferase, with product MQNGILYGIGVGPGDPGLLTLAAVKALSEVDVVFAPASTKNDFSVALDIIRPHLRADVEIQRLDFPMTRDDVVRTAARGKNAEAVLKCLHGGRHAAFITLGDPLIYSTFGHLLRELRARDDQAEVRIIPGITSFQAAAARLEQTLVEGDESLVVATGNSNLDRLAKLLDAADAAVVLKPAKRFPALKAALQERGLADRARLIERCGLDGEAVYENLDQVPEKLSYFSLLHVARKGA